AAAGATCAGAGCAAACACTTTGTGTAATGTTGAGTATAAAGAGTGTTAAATAATTGCACATTCATGTATTTATGTTTTCTGTTCATcagttcattttcacaaaatgttTCCACTTTAATGCAATGTCAAATGTAGTAACATTaagtatatttaataaaaagaaagTAGATAAAAAGGTAGTTTTTggctttttttaattatattaattcatgttaaattaatgttcctCACATTTCaatcatataaaaaaataaatcagctTTCAATAAGATGtcattttacattattatagATGCAGACTCACTGGTCAATTTTTTCCCCTCcctgttttttaaatgtactataTATCAATTCTATACAAATTTCATAGTGTAAACCTAAAATGTAGATTAATTTCAGTATGGTATTGTATATATCATAATTACTTAATACAATGATTGTGAAGGCAGCATATAACAAAAATGCAAACGTAAAAATCACACTCTCACAACATTATTTTTGGGGTGATATAGTATATTTCTTTTTGCTTACAAATAACATCTATCATTGCTTCAAATATTACATTAGCCATATCTTTTCATAgctgaaataaatatattgcaCTTAAAAAAGGCATCAGAACAAAAATTGTCAGATGACTGACTCCTTATGAGTAGGATACATCTGActtaaaaatacacacaaacaaacaaaaaaggaaaacatttgCTAATATATTGCAACTACATAACTGTTTGTACAGTCTGTTCATAACAAATCAAAGGCTTGAAAATGGTGGGCACATGTTTTTATCCCCTTTACCTCTGACGTCACGCTGAATCTGAATAAAACACCCTGAACCCTAAAATGCACAAAGATTTTGACTCATTATTTGCATTGTGTGGCTCTGTTTGGACGGTTGTGTATTTATGCTCATCTGTCCTGATTTGGTCAAATTTGAAGGATAAATAAAAGACAGTGCCATCATCATTAacttcctcacacacacacaccagtttCTCTTCATCTGGCTATTATGGCTAGCGCTGTTTCTCCGTGATTTGGTTACAGGATGCTGATGAATTGTCGTCGATGTGACTGTACAAATAGGACCACTTCAGCCACAAATCACCCACTTTCCCTCGTTCCCCTGGAGAAGACGAgcctattatttaaaaattagcCCATTATTTACAGGTGTAGACTTCCTGCAAGCTGGCTGTCGGCAAGCAGCCTTGAGTGGCTATAGATCAGTTTTCTGAGTGTTCGCTCTTCTATTAGCCAGTTCCAAACCAGAAATATGTGCATTTTCCTCTGGATTTCTTGGTTGCGACTCAAAAGGGCCTCACAGCGTCTGCTAATTCATATCAGTTGCAGTTCACCCTCATCTTAACTGATCTGTTCATTTAGTTTTTCTTGCTGAGAACAGAATAGCAACTCAAATACGAAATACAATTAAATGCCTTAAAGAAGATACTTGATAAAACCAACCTGTCCAACAGTTTTGAGTCCACATATATAATGTTTCCATCcagtattgctgttttcagAAAGCACAGCGCCCTCTAGTGTTGACAATTTGAACAGGAGGGCTGAGTGGTTGGCAGATATCATATCATTACGAGGTGATGGATCATGGTGAATGAGAAACAGCAGTTGTCCAGTGTAACATTCAGCGAGTTACGTTCTCCCTCATTTGGCTCTGAGCGGCGATAAAGGCGTGAGATGAATCGTTACAGGTAGCATAAACATGTCAGAAAGATCTCCGAGTCTCTTATCAACGCTAAAAAGGCATCCTCAAAGTTATGAGAATCCGTGTCCGTTGGGCTCATTCGTTCACTTTTTCTCCAGCACAACTGCGAGAAGCAGCACGTCCGGGTCGTAAGGTAATGTCAATGTTATTTACATGTGGTTCTTCCATTCGTGTAAGCGTGTGTTTTGCGTGTGTCTTCGCATGCCGGCAATAGGGAAATCTTATCAGGCTGAAGTGGCAGGAATCATACGAACGGGGTCATGACTGTGGAAGAATGGCGCAGTCCCTGGATGGCAGCGTAGGGCCCTTGCTGGAAATAGTGGTGGTAGCGTGGCATGTGGAAGGAAGGGAAGGTAGGCCCGCTGCCCTGCATGGAGCCGGCCAGGGCGGACGGGGTGAGAGGCATGCCCAGTCGACTGTAAGGGGGTAGAGAGCCCTGGATGGGGTGAGGAAGAGGACTGGCCAGGGACGCCGTGCTGGTTCCGATGGCAGACAGAGACTGAGGGTGCTGAAAGCCCGAGAAACCAGATGTGGTCGTGACCCAAGAGCTGAGAGAGAGGTTGTCCGATGCAGTGAATGCAGAGCCTATACAGGAAAAGAAATGAATGCATAATTTGTACCATAAAATGTGCAGATTTACAGCATAACATATacaaatgttaatattttttgcTGCAGTAAAAAACTGTTAATTAGTTAACTgatactttaaaaataaaggtttcaaTAGAGCAACAATTCTCCCAAAAACATTCAGTGAACAGTTCCTAAAATAACCAATTTtctttcttagtgtgaagaacattttaaaaatctaaagaacattttttccactataatgaaccttttgtggaatggaaaggttccatggatgtgaACGGTTCTTCATGGAACAATCAATGCcaatacagaaataaaatttctgttattaattactcaacctcatgtaaTTCCAAACCCCTAAGACTTTCGATATTTTTCGacttttaagatatttttgatgaaatccaagagcttttTGTCCTTCCATTGACAGCCTaagcaactaccactttcaatcCCCAGAAAGCTAGtcaagacatcattaaagtaatccatgtatattttgtaaataaagtggtaaattatgctttttttgcacaaacaaagcactcatatcgcttcataaaattgaagttaaagtcacatggagtactttaatgatgtctttactacctttctgagTCTTGAACGTAGTTGCATAGGCTATCAATGGAGAGTtcgaaagctctcagattttataaaaaatatcttcatttgtgttccaaagatgaacaaaagtcttatgggtttgaaacgacatgagggcgagtaattgatgacagaattttcattttagggtgaactaaccctttaagattatACCATATATGCTGAAAAATACTTAACTGTTTGAAACTGTGATAATATTCTGTTAAGTCTTATTTTTTATATCAGTAAAGTATATTTTgtgttacattttatattatttagataatgtttaatgcattattttagtgtcatgAGCCATGTCAGGTGctttgtctttgtgtgtgtgtaccatTTATACGATGAACTTATTATACAGCTTTCTATTTTACCTGTATTATTCTAGTGGTTATCACTACATTTTAAGGTACAAAGCAGTAAATCGGTATACTAACATTATATCATTCGATGAAATATACGGATATAAAATATACAAGCACCAATAACACATCCTGTAATACTGGAAACATCATCACcttatttttacagtgaaattcTGGCATCCACAGCTAAAGTAAATTTTAGCAGGATATATTTACGGTTTACTGTACAGGAGGATTTTCTTACTTCTACTGTGTGCCGAGTGTCCATCTTCACCCAATGTCTCCTCATCACCAGCATAAGTCCGAATGGGCGACCGCGCGTAAGAGTGCTTGTGGATCAAGCTCTCAACACTTTCCCTACAGCAGAACCAAAAGACAACAGCCCAAAATATATCTCTATATTCACAACTGCTTACACAAAATCACGTGATGTGCTTAAATATATcgcattttaatagactaaacCATTATTGTTCAAAGCATCACACAATATCTtctcatttaaagggatagttcatccaaaaattaacaCAAATGAGCACATTTTAAACTCTTTTTGTTTATACAAAAAAGCCAATGGGGTCTAAAACAACAtcggaccccactgactttcattgtatgtacagaagaaagaaagtcatacaggtttggaacaacatgaccgtgagtaaatgatgccagaatttaaatttttaggtgaactaacactttttGTGGCAGCAACAAACAAAGTGAGAAAAACGTTTATTTACTATTATAACGTTTTTAACCATTCATTATGATGtgaatatgctaatttgatGGTACAAATGACACATCCAACAGGTTTTGCGTTCACTGCATCAGTTCAAACTAGcttgaacaaaaatatgttaacaCACAACAAGTGCGCAGAGAGAAGTGTGTCTGCTAGCCTTGCAGTAAGTGCATTAGCTCCTGTTAGATTAGACTCCTCAGACAGGCTGAGATGGTCTGCATCACAAGAGCCATGCGTCCACATTAGCCTCCCAATTAGGTTAGGAAAGTGCAATATCTGTCAGCAGCGCAATACAAATATGTGTGTTTTTATCTGCGATGCGCTCCCGAGGAGAGGGGCCTCGCAGCCCTACAACTTGGGTGGCTGTTTTCAATCAGTCACGGGGCCCAATTGAATTACGCTGTGTTTTAGTGCAGTGCCCGACTCCAGACTAATGCGATTTCTGCAGCTCCCTGAAGATCAATTGATCAGATCTAATTCACAGCCCTTCCAAAGAGAAGAAGAAATAGAGAGacggagaaagagagagagagagagaaagagagcaggATGCATTTTTGTGTGGTATTTTTGGCAGTCATTGACTTTCGCTTGTTCTTTCCTTGGGGTCTGAAATGGAACTTGCTGGCAAATGTTTAACTGGAATGCTAATTTGAGAGCGCATTGCCAAAATCGGTAATTTCCAGCATTTCTAGctttatcaaattatttttggGTCATTCAATTGCTTTGCTCGtgaatcttgggtcagaaaaGTCAGTGATACTGACAATTTTTCTCGtgcattttgtatttatatatgttaatattgacttatttaaaatgtatgataTTTAGAGATCATAGAACACATTTACTAGTGGGCAAAAATTGCTTTAttcataaatgtatataaaagaaatacatttaaaataaaaagtggcAACCTACAACAATTACTTTTAGATGCTAGTTCCATGTGATCTAATccttatatttatttttgttggtATAATTTGAGAGCACATTGCCAAAATTTGTCATTTCCAGCatttctacactctaaaaaaggctgggttaaatgtttgcccaacctgctggacagttttatttaactcaactattgtttaaaaattactgtatttcttgcttaaaatgaacccaaagtatgttggaaatgaacatttattaatatgtttaataaatgaacatttattaacaggtttaatgaacaataattaaacaataaacattttttaaattgattattaataaatgttcaccttttgattattattgttggctctattaattatgtgtctgattttgggttcatttcaaGCCATCCATATAggcaattttaaaaaatagttgagttaaataaaattacccaGCACATTaggaaaacatttaacccaaccgctgggtttgtccattttcaacccaacttgggttgtttttaacccagcattttttagagtgtagttttataaaattatttttgggtcattcaattgtttttgttgttgttaatattgatttaattaaaatatattgtatgtaGAGATCATATAACATTCACTGGCGggcaaaaaaatgcattattattaaataaataaataaataaacaaacagcctataatataaaaacatgCAAACCTGCAAATGTTACCTTCAGATGCTATTTCTATCTGATCTAAATTTCATTTTGATTCAATTGATTCTgtgatgttaaataatatttttcacttaaataaactgtattttattattaatttattaattttaccaCATGAACCAtacttttaataacttttttaaagCTTATTTTCTCTTCCTTTCATTGAACCAACCCACCCACACACATCTAGGTCTAATGAGCCTCTAATGAAAAGCCACTTGTGCACCTGTTAATGAGTTTTGCTGAACGTTCCCCCACCACACACATGCTTCACTCCCCAGAGCAGCTGCTCCTCCCTCTgcaatcactcactgctctgaACACACGTCAGAAATCAACACGACTAGCAGCAGAATTCCTCATACCTCTCAATATCTGTGAGTCTGGAGGAGTCTCTGAAGCCTTTGGCAAAAGGGTTGCTGTCAATCTTCAGTTTGGTTATCTGTAGTGAAAATAGGAAACAACTAAATTAATCCAGAAGATCTTTTCCTCTCCCACATGTTGCCACAAGCATTACATAAAACATAAGTCCGGATGGAATGACTGATGTCTTCCAGTAAATTGTTCTGCTAAAAGTGAATCAGTTTTAAACTGTTGGCAACATATTAGTACTACTATAGTTTGCAGCAGAATAAAAATAGTCAGTgggggaaatacataaaaacaTCTAAGCATTCTTACATAAATATACTGTTGGCTTTTCCAGGTGCCTTACAAAGGAAACTGGTTGATTTGTACTCACCAGCTGGTTCTGGTAAGCAGTGACTGCAGTGAAAACTGTCTCAGTGAAGACGAATGTACGAAACTCCTCAGACTTTAGGTTAAGAAGTGACGCTGTGTGATCTTTCTTCTTGATGATATGAACTCGGGGTTGGTACTTGTGCATGGAGTTCAGGATGATCTGTTAAAGGAATATGAGAAAGAATTGTgatttgctatatatatatatttacctgACTGCATATTATATAATAGAGCATATTTCAATAAAAGCCCAAGAACAGTTTAATAAGAATTGTGCAAGAACTGTGTGTTGATATATTGCATAATTGATAAGGTAAAAGAAATGTCTAATCAGAGTTtgtgatataaataaatataaaaaacaatatatttaatatattaattaattatacattataaatagtatttatatattaaatatttattattattattattatgcatattaaatattattatattaaaccattaaacattattatatttttacaaaaagcacTATTATGCTTCATCAGCCCAATACAAGCTGTGTTGTATATCAAAATTGTATCATATATTGAGACAAATGAGAGAACTGGATTTCACAGGCAAAATATCTTCTGTGTAAAGCCACTTTATATTTAAGCactatttttacttatttcaTTATATAGGCTACACAGAATAAAACGTAAAGCAGCAAGTACACACTGATTATTTAAAGATTTTCGACTTACATGTCCGTGTTGGTCCAGTTCGTTGTTTGTAAGCTTCACTTTTTCGAAGGAAACCATCTGTTTCAATAGCTGTTCTCCTGTAAACGGCGAATCTGGATGCACGTACAacctgtaaaataaaaacagaacaaaatcgTAGAtcgcatttttatatatatgcattattagatttctttttttttcaaattcagCCTACCTTTTATTCTAATATTTAGCctacatttcacaaaaaaataaataaacgctTTTTacgtaaaaacagaaaataatagAGCGCGTCTTACAAGCATCCATACACATTTAAAGCGATTTACCGCATAATCATAAAATCAACTGTTTCGTAATGATTTATTCCCTTTTCAGTTACAGCGGCCGTTCACAATATCATAATCATAAAGCaactaatattaaaattaattaaacaaaaaaacagcaaaacaacGCATGGCCCACACGTAGGCTAATATGAAAAGATTCCTACCTGGCAGGTAAAGGTGGATCTGCCTTCCCCGCCACAAGCCATGAGGATCTGTGGTAGGCGTATCGATATCTTTTATTGTCCACTGGAACGATGTCCATTAGCACGATATATTTGGCATCAGGATCAACTCCGGAAAATGACACGCGAATTGTCGGAAACATTCGTCTGTTGAAGCAAAAGTGGGTGGCATTTGCGTgagtaaacatgtttttttttttttttttaaagaataaaatggTTCAATGTGAAAcagaaatgcaaaataaataaatgaactaaaCCTGAACAACAGCAATAtgactattctttaaaaaataatagcCTATCCTAAAAAGCGAATAAATAACAGTTCGTCTCATAGGCTAAATTCGTTGGCTGGTTTAAAACTAACATCAGTTTTTTTACCTTCCAGATTTTGTGATAATCATTTCCGTGCCGAGCTCGTGGAATTTGTCCCACAGTTCTTTAGTCTCGAGGCTGCAGGAGATCTTGGCCATCTCCTCGCTGGGCACGCCGGGGGTCGTCGGAATGAGCGGCTCGGTACATAACGGAGCTCCGCCGCTGCCGCTGAAGTCGCCGTGGGTTTCCAGCGAAGGCAGGTCACCGAGGTTTGGGTGGCACGACGACTTTTCCACGAATTGTTCTAGAATTAAAATATATGTGTGCAAAAAAATTACTGCAATTGGTGTTACAGAATATATTAAAGCCTGGGAGTATACAgaggtttgtttttaataaaatatcaaatactCATATACAGGAACAGCATAATAACGTTTACATGATTTGCTTTAACACTGTATAGAATATACGatatgaaatgtaaaaataataggctatagCATGTAAAAACAATTTCGCATTGCTATTCtttataaaataacaaaatcaaaCAATTCATAATGACCCGACAATAAATATATCCtttttagaatattttttatttcttatatatttaattatggaagtacttttatttatttatttattttttacattttaatgatttattattggtctgaaatttaaaaaaaacaaaacaaaaaaaacaccactattcatgtttttaaatcttATATTTACGGATAGACTATTTAAGATTTCGTTATTATTTTGATTGTAATGTGTAAATGTGAAACAAACAGGTAACGTTATAAGCGTACGAGATGGTTTGTTATCTATGAAATTAAATCTATAGATTTTGATTTTACAGGAAAgtgtacaaaatatttacaaaacaacacaaattgGTCAAATACCAAAtcgagatttttttcttttataagcctatctaatattttaaaaagtttaacgGAATTCCTCCTCATATTGACAGGTCACCAATTTACCCCATTTCCTAAGAATATTTCGGCACAATTTTGCGACCGCACTAAAATGTGCCTGTGTAAATATTTATGCAAGTTAGCCTAATTTATTTCTGCAATTATTTATTCGACTCACGATTTACattgtctttaaataaatactaGTTTGACACTGATGATGTTACCTTACGCCTCACGTTCAAAACAAAACACGTAACGGTCGCCATCAAAACTTTCAA
The Chanodichthys erythropterus isolate Z2021 chromosome 2, ASM2448905v1, whole genome shotgun sequence DNA segment above includes these coding regions:
- the tbx20 gene encoding T-box transcription factor TBX20 isoform X1; amino-acid sequence: MEYTSSPKPQLSSRANAFSIAALMSSGKSKDKESEENTIKPLEQFVEKSSCHPNLGDLPSLETHGDFSGSGGAPLCTEPLIPTTPGVPSEEMAKISCSLETKELWDKFHELGTEMIITKSGRRMFPTIRVSFSGVDPDAKYIVLMDIVPVDNKRYRYAYHRSSWLVAGKADPPLPARLYVHPDSPFTGEQLLKQMVSFEKVKLTNNELDQHGHIILNSMHKYQPRVHIIKKKDHTASLLNLKSEEFRTFVFTETVFTAVTAYQNQLITKLKIDSNPFAKGFRDSSRLTDIESRESVESLIHKHSYARSPIRTYAGDEETLGEDGHSAHSRSSAFTASDNLSLSSWVTTTSGFSGFQHPQSLSAIGTSTASLASPLPHPIQGSLPPYSRLGMPLTPSALAGSMQGSGPTFPSFHMPRYHHYFQQGPYAAIQGLRHSSTVMTPFV
- the tbx20 gene encoding T-box transcription factor TBX20 isoform X2; this encodes MEYTSSPKPQLSSRANAFSIAALMSSGKSKDKESEENTIKPLEQFVEKSSCHPNLGDLPSLETHGDFSGSGGAPLCTEPLIPTTPGVPSEEMAKISCSLETKELWDKFHELGTEMIITKSGRRMFPTIRVSFSGVDPDAKYIVLMDIVPVDNKRYRYAYHRSSWLVAGKADPPLPARLYVHPDSPFTGEQLLKQMVSFEKVKLTNNELDQHGHIILNSMHKYQPRVHIIKKKDHTASLLNLKSEEFRTFVFTETVFTAVTAYQNQLITKLKIDSNPFAKGFRDSSRLTDIERESVESLIHKHSYARSPIRTYAGDEETLGEDGHSAHSRSSAFTASDNLSLSSWVTTTSGFSGFQHPQSLSAIGTSTASLASPLPHPIQGSLPPYSRLGMPLTPSALAGSMQGSGPTFPSFHMPRYHHYFQQGPYAAIQGLRHSSTVMTPFV